The Natrinema pellirubrum DSM 15624 region GCTGCTCGACGACCTCGAGCCCTCTCTCGAGCGTGGGTGGTCGGTCCTGTTCGTCGAACCCTCGGACGCGGCGATGGTCGTCGACGAGTACCGATCGCTACTCGCGGACGGCCGGGTGGAGCGGCTCGCGGCGAACGCCTACGGCGTCTGTGAGTACGTCGACGAGCGCCGGCTGGACGAGGTGATCGCGTTCGACGAGTCAGTGACGGCGGGGACGCCGGTGACGTTCCACGGCCACTGCCACCAGAAAGCGCGCGGTGCGGACCACCACGCCGTGGGCGTCCTCCGGCGGGCGGGCTATGCCGTCGAGCCGGTCGATTCGACGTGCTGTGGGATGGCCGGGAGTTTCGGCTACGAGGTCGAACACTACGATCTCTCGAAAGCGATGGGGTCGTTGCTTCGGGAGCAACTCGAGGCGAGTTCGGCCGAGTCGTCGGGCAACGACAGCGAGACGATCGTCGCTGCGCCCGGCACCTCCTGTCGGACACAGGTCGGTGACCTCGAGGGGTACGATCGGCCCGCTCACCCCGTCGAACTGCTCGCTCGAGGGCTCGAATCCGAATAGTTAGAATCTGGATTGCCGGTTTCGTCGGGTGGACGGCGGCACGAGCCGTCTTGCTACCGTGGCAACACGGAGCGGCCACGCCCTCCCCAACCGATTCGCTTCCTCCTTTCAGTCGGTCGCTCATCCCTCGCACGGAGTCGCGCCGCGGTTCGCCCTGACGGCGAACCGCGACCCAGCGCGCGCCACCGCATCGCGGTGGATCAGCCCTCGTCGTCGATGCCGGCCGCCCGTCGGTACTCCTCGAGCAGCGTGGGGAACTGGCCGCCGCGGACGTACCGCAGGCCGAACTCGTCGGCCCAGGAGATGATCCCGCGGTCCTCGGTGACGACGCCGGCGTCGAGTTCGCGCGCGAGGATCAGCAGATCGAAGTCCTCACGGGAGTCGAGGACGCCCTGACGGAGTGCCCGCCGATATTTGTCGCGCAGGTCCGAGACGACGCGGTCGGCGTCGGTCATGTACTCCTCGCGGTCGCCGTCGCCCGAGCCGTGGGCGAGTTCGTCCGGATCGAGCTGTTCGACCTCGCGGATCGCCTGTTCGGAGACGCGAAGCCCCCGATCGACCCGGTCGCTCATCTCGTCGATGAACTCGTAGACGATGTTCGCCGGAATGGTAACGCCGTACCGGTCGGGGCTCTTGCGGACGACCCACGTGTCGAGCCGCGAGAAGACCTCGTCGTCGACGTCGCGCTCGCGCAGCATCGTCGCGAGTTCGTCGTGGATCGACGGGGGGACATAACAGGAGATGTTGAGTTCGAGGCGCGCGGTCGCAACGAGGTCGAGTAGGCGGATTACGGCCGTCTCTATCCCCTCGTCGTCCCGTCGGATCTCCTCGGTGATGAACAGCGACGTGTCGAGGACGAACCGCTGGCGTGGGGGGTCACCGGACATACGCGGAGGTTCGACGGTCCGACACAAAGAGGTCGGCCCAAAAACGGGTCGGGACCCGGCTGCTCGCGACCGGTCCGAGGACGGCCCGGTGTTTTTGGGCCGGTGCGTGGTCGGACGACGTATGGACCGGGACGCGTATCGCGAGCGGCTCGCGGCCACGACCGACGATCCCGCGGACCTCTTCGAACACTTCGAGGAGCGGTCGGTGGCGGGCCGGACCCACCACGTCCTCACGGCCGCGCGCCACGGCGTCGAGCGCGGGACCGTCGTCGTCGAGGACGCCGACGTCGTCGTCCGCGGCTACCCGAGCATCCCGCGGATCCTCGTTCTCGAGCCCGGTATCGAGTCGTTCTTCGCGGGCACCGAGACGGTCGTCGTCGAGGAGAAACTCGACGGGTTCAACGTCCGGATCGCGGCCGTCGGCGGCGAGCCGCTTGCGTTTACCCGAAGCGGCTACGTCTGTCCGTATACGACCGCCCGGGCGCGGGCCCTGCTCGACCTCGAGCCCTTCTTCGAGAGACACCCCGAGACGGTCCTCTGTGCGGAGCTGATCGGTCCGGAGACGCCCTATACGACCACCGACTACGCGGGGGTCGACTCCCACGACGTCCGCGTGTTCGACGTTCGGGACGGGGAGTCCGGCGAGCCGATGCCGGTCGCCGACCGGCGCGCGCTCTGTCGGGCGTTCGACTTCGGCCAGCCGCGGTGTTTCGGGCGGGCGGCCCCGTCGGAAGCGGTCGAGATAGCCGCGGCCGCCATCGCCGACCTCGACGCCGCCGGCCGGGAGGGCGTCGTGTTGAAGTCGGCCGACGGGGAATCGATGGTCAAGTACACGACGGCATCCCAGCATCGCGAGGAACTGGCCTACGCGTTCTCCTTGCCGTTCGAGTGCGGCCGCGATTTCGTCTTCTCGCGGATCGTCCGCGAGGCGTTTCGGGCCGCCGAGTTCGCCGAGAGCGACGACCGGCTCCGGGAGCGAGCCCACGGCCTCGGCGAAGCGATCCTGCTACCGATGGTCGCGACGATCCGTGCGGTGGCCGCCGACGAACCGATCGGCCAGCGCCACACCGTCAGGGGCGACCCCGACGCGCTCGAGGCGCTGTTCGATCACCTCCGCGAGCAGTCGCTGACCATCGAAATCGAGGCCGACCGCCGCGAGGACGGCGACCGCGTCGTCGCGTTCCGGAAGGTAGCCGACTCGAGCCGGGATCGGATCCGACACTATCTCGACGGCGGGACGCGAGACGAGTGACGGCGCGAGTCAGGACGAGGTGGCATCTGTCGCTGACTCGGGGCGGTCGGACGCGTGGACCCGACCTCACCGTCGGCGCTCGACTCCCGAACGAATCATTTAGGCGTCAGCCGGCGGTACGAGGGTGTATGCCCGTACCCAAATCGGAGTTCGAGAGTCTCCCGCCGTGTGACTTCTACACCCCCGCGGAACTGCTCGAGGAGGACCGGATGTACACCGTCTACGAGATCGCCCGCCTGCTCCAGGGGATCGAACCGGACGCCGACATCGACCGCGAGACGGAGGATATCCTGCTCGACTGGGCGATTCCGTGGGTGATGACCAACGCCGAGGACCTCGTAGTCGCCGAACCCCGCGACGAGGACGAACCCGGCTACTACGGCCTGCGGGAATGATCCTGCTCGTGGTCGGTGCCGACCGTGTCGACGCCGGCAAGACCACGTTCTCGGCCGGCCTCCTCGAGCGGACCGGCGCGGTCGGCTACAAGCCCCGTGCCGGCAATGACTTCTGGTTCGACCACGACGACTGTCGCCGGGCACTCGCCGACGGGCGACTGTACGGCAAAGACGCCGCGCGACTCTCGGCGGCCGGCGGCCGCGAGCGACTGCCCGAACGGCTCAACCCCGTCCATCGGCTGTGGCGGCCCGCTCCCGACGGCGGGACGGGACTGCTCGGCCGCTCGGACCGGGAGTTCGTGATCGACCGAATCGGTCGGGACCCCGACGACCCGCTGTTCGTTCGCAACGCCACCGCCGACGTGCCGGACCGGGTCGCCGAGGCGCTCCCGCTTTCCGACGCCCTCCCCGTCGAGACCGTCGACGAGTTCAACGCCCTCGCCGAGCGCGAGTACGTCCCCGCCTTCGAGCGACTGGCTGCCGAGATCGAGGCCACGGAGGTGGCCGTCGTCGAGTCCTACAGCGACATCGCGCTTCCGCTCGACTCCCTCGAACCGGCGTCGATCGCGGCCGTCGCGGCCGTCGAACCTGGCCGCGCCCGGATCTATCCGGGCGGTCGCTACGCTCGGGCCTGCGAGGTCGCCAGCTCCAGCCCCCGTGATGGGGCCGTCGAGAAACGCGTCCCCGACGTTCTCGAGTATCTCGACCCCCTCGAGCGGGTTCGGCTGCCGGCGCTCGGGGGCGACGACCGGGACGATCCCGCACGGATCGCTGGCGCGTATGCGGACGCCTACGACGCACTGCTGGACGCCGCCGGCCGGGCGTAGCTCGCAAAAACGCCCGCAGTCAGGACTGTCGGGCCATCCGCGCCGAGAGTTCGACGTGGTCGTATGGATCCGTCGTCACGCTCGGGCCGTGGCCGGTGTGCATCTCTGCAAGGTCGGGGTCGATCCGCTCACGGACGCGATCGATGCTCTCGATCAGCGTCGCTCGGTCGCCCTCCTCGAGGTCGGTTCGGCCGAAACTCCCGTTCTGGAAGATCAGATCGCCGGCGAAGAGGACGCCGGCCGATTCCGAGTAGAAACAGAGGTGGTCGTTCTTGTGGCCGGGGGTATGCAATGCGACGTACTCGTGGTCGCCCAGCCGGACGGTCGCCTCGTCATCGATGGCGTGATCGACGCCGTCGATCGACGGGTCGAAACCCCACGCGTCGACGCCGAAGGCGTCTTTGACTGCCGCGAGGTTCCCGACGTGATCGCGGTGAGTGTGAGTGAGAATTACTGCCTCGAGGTCGTCGACGTGGTTACGAGCGGCCGCGACGACGTCGAAGTTCGCACCGGTATCGATGACGACGGGTCGGTCGCCGTCGACGAGGAAGACGTTGCTGGTAAACACCTGGACACCCTGCGCGAGATTGGCAATCATAGCCAGCGGTACGCGGCCGATCGGTTTGTGGGTATCGACACGCAGCCGTGGCGTCCGTCGCGGCGGGCACTTGGGGTGTCCACCCGACTCGCCGATGGGGATGACAACCGGCCCCATCGGTTCGGTAGCGATATTCACAAGCATTTTTAGCTCCGGCACGTAGTGGAAGACGAATGAATCGGCCGGGATCCGTCGGACTCGTCGTCCTTCTCGTTCTCTCGTCCGTCCTCGCCGTCGGCACAACGGCATCGCTGGCGGCCGGCGGGCCGGGCGACGCCGTCTCGACGACGCCGGTTGAGCCACAGACTGAGGCCGCGATCGCACCCCAGGACTCGCGGGGACTGCTCAGACAGGAGACGCGGGAGTTCGACAATACGACGTTCGAGATCCGCGTCCACGAGAACGGCAGCGCGACCTGGACGTTCCGATACGAACAGCGGTTTACCGACGACGAGAACGCGACCAGAACCCAGGAGAACTTCGAGGACTTCGCCGAGGAGTTCCGGGCCAACGAGACCGGCCTCTATGATCGGTTTACCAACCAGTCACGCGAACTGACCCAGGCCGGTATGCAGGAATCCGGCCGGGAGATGGAAGCGACGAACTTCCGGCGATCGGTACGGGTCGAAGACCAGTTCACGCCGACCGGAGTCGTCGAGATGTCGTTTACGTGGACGAACTTCGCCGACGTGCAGGACGACCGGCTCGTCGTCGGGGACGTCTTCGACGGGGTGCCGCTCTCCGCGGAGCAGGCGATCGTCATCGAGGCGGGCGGCGATCTGACCTTCCGGTCGATCGAACCCGACGACGCCCAGTACGCCGGCGGCTCGCTCACGGACGCGGAGTCGGTTCGCTGGAGCGGCAAACGGGAGTTCATCGACGGACGGCCGCGAGTCGTGTTCGATCGCCCCGATTCGGCCGCCATCGGCGACGGCAACACGGGGCTGCTCGGCGGGAACCTCGTTCCGATCCTCGTCGGTGTCCTGCTACTCGTCGTCGGCGTCGTGGCCGCCGTCTGGTACCGACGATACGGTCCCGTCAGCGACGACGAATCGACGTCCGACGACGAACCGGCGGCTCCCGCTGGCGGAGCGGCCGCCGGTGCCGGCTCCGCCGTCGGTTCAGCCGACGCCGCGGACGACTCCGAGTCGATCCCCAACGAGGAGTTACTGACCGACGAGGACCGCGTCGTCAAGCTCATCCGCGAGAACGGCGGTCGGATGAAACAGGTCAACATCGTCGAGGACACCGGCTGGTCGAAGTCCAAAGTGAGCATGCTGCTCTCCGACATGGAAGAGGAAGGCACGATCAGCAAACTCCGCGTCGGCCGCGAGAACATCATCAGCCTCGAGGGGTTCGAACCCGAGGCGACCAAGTCGCCGTTCGAAGAGTAGCTCGATCGACAAATACCTGCGTGAGAGCGTTCAACACCCCCGGGACGAAACGGAATGCTTAAACGTCAGACGGCGCTACGATGGAATGCACTCGCGACGCGTCGGGACACGACGCAGCACGCTCCGATGGTGTAGTCCGGCCAATCATATTGCCCTCTCACGGCAATGACCAGGGTTCGAATCCCTGTCGGAGCATCCTACCCCGCCGCCTTCTCGTGGTTTTCACCGTGAACTAACCACAGGTAAACGTATGTTCACGGGCAATGCGGTTCAGATGGTGCATCGACCCCGACGCCGTCTTGCGATTCCACTGTGTCGTGAGGCAATGAAGTTCAAGGGGGAAAATCGGCCGCCGTCTTGCGATTGGCGAAATCGAGAGGCAACGACCTGGGTTCCCGTCACGGAGGTCAGGCAATGAAAGACGCGGACCAGGCAACCGACCCCCTCGAAGACATCACGCTCATCCCTGGGCCGACAGAAGAATTACTAAATGAGCGGCAATTCCTCAACTACCGAAGTGAGCGAGAACAGTGCCTTGAATGGCTGTTAACATTCGGTATAGATCCGAAGACAGCTGATGGGTACGCAAAAACAACCGTCAGCAATCGCGCGTTCCGAATGGACCAGTTCTACCGCTGGGTTTGGGAGCAGGAAGGTGGGTACACTACGAGTCTCACTCACGACCACGCTGACAATTACTTGCGCCACTTAGCTGGCCAACAGAAATCAAACGCGCACAAGAATTCGTGTCGGAAGGCCTTGATGATGCTCTACAAGTGGCGTCATCATCAACGGGGTGCAGACAAGTGGGAGCCAGAGATTACGTTCTCCCGCAAAAACCAATCAACGACGCCACGGGATTACTTAACGCGCGAAGAGCGGACTGCCATCCGCGACGCGTCACTGGAGTATGGAAGTGTCCCTAATCGTGATAACGTCTACGGTGACGAGCGAGACCAGTGGGTTGCGTACCTGGCACAACGATTCGAGAAGCCGAAGACAGAAGTGACGGAAGCAGATTGGGAACGCGCGAACAAATGGAAGATACCGAGCCTTGTCGCCACGAGCCTCGATGGTGGTCTACGCCCGATTGAGGTTGAACGCGCACGAACGTCGTGGGTGGACGTCGACAACGGTGTCCTTCGAATCCCGAAAGAAGAGTCCTCGAAGAATACAGAACACTGGATTGTTAGTCTCCAGACCCAGACTGTCGAGATGCTGGATCACTGGTTGACACAACGAGCAACGATCGAAAAGTACGATGACACCGACGCGCTTTGGTTGACGAGAAGGAGCAATCCGTACCAGACCTCGTCACTCCGGAATTTGCTTCACCGGCTCTGTGAGATCGCAGAGATCTCCACAGAGAATCGGCAAATGAGTTGGTATGCCATCCGGCATTCGACAGGAACGTACATGGCGCGTGAGGAAGGACTCGCGGCTGCCCAGACTCAACTCCGTCATAAGTCGCCAGAAACGACGATGAAGTACGATCAAGCACCGGTCGAAGACCGGAAGAACGCGTTAGATCGAATGGGGTAGTTCCCTGTGTAGTGGGGCAGCGTTACTCTTCTGTCCCGTCTTGAAGGATTTGCCTCGTGATATCGACACGGGCTTCAGTCGTATCCGGAATCACCGCATCGATGTGGAGGCCGCCGCCATGCGTCTTGGAGACCGCCGTAGTTGTCTCGTTTGTCTCCTGTGCTGGTTGAGTGTTCGTAGTGGCTGTTGACGAGGTCGCGTCTGCCTCTTCTGCGAAGGGGTTGTATTCGGGATCTGCTGCTGCCTTCTCTGCTTTTCGCTGGGTTTCGTTGAGCCGGAGTTGAAGCTTTTCGACTGGGGTCTGGTTGTACGCCTCTTGTGTCGTCTCGTATCGTTCGTGTCGCAGTTGATCGTTGGCTTCGGACAGTTCTCCCTCGGCAGTCACGTTCCGCCCCATCGTCTGGCGGAGACTGTACCAGACGATCTTCCGATCATCTGTTTTGATCTCTGCTTCTTCGCATAGATTGCGCAGAAGGTTACAGAGACTCCCGGATTGGTAGGGGTTTCCCTCCCTGTTGAGCCAGATCTTGTTGCTCCCATCGTACTTTTCGAGGTGACGTCGCTCCTGAAACCACCCACTCAGCACATCTCCAGACCTGTCTGACAGGCCTATCTCTTCTTTTTCGCGTTCTTTGCAGGCGTACTCAGTTGGTATTTTGAGTGTGTTCGACTTCGGGTCGTACCAATGCGTTTCGGCGTTTCCGATTTCGATCGGTGCGAGTCCAGCATCGAACCCAACGGTTACCATGGAGTTGACTTTCCCACTCCAATCAGCATGCAACCAATCGTTTCGCGTCACGTCTTCTTTCGGGATTCCAAGCCGCTGTGCAACGAGGCCATCTATTTTCTCCCGTTCGTCAACAGGCGTATCGTAGTACGATGGGAGTGCGCCATAGGACTCTGCTGCCTCAAACAAGAGTCCCAGTTCGCGGTAGGTGAATCGGTACGCGGATTCACCTTTCTCGTCACTGAAGTTGATTTTTGATTCCCACTCGTAGTCCATCGTCCCTTCGTAATACCGCCATCTGAAATAGCACTCCAGAGTGTCGGCAAATTTTCTCTTCGTCGATTCACCGTACTCTTCGCCTTTGTTCTTCCCTCGTTGTTTCGTGATCTCTGCTCGATCAATCATCAACAGGAGATTGTCGGCATGCTCGTCCTCGATTTTCGCAGGATCGTCCGGATCGAAATACGTGATTGAGAATCGATGGAGTTGATCAAGACGGTTGAGGTAGTTCTTTGCCGTCGATTCGTTAAGTCCGATTTCTCTCCTTGGATTCTTTCCCTTATCGATCATCCACGTGTGCAGGTCCCTATACGCTCGTTGGACGTCTTCTGCTGCATCACCGAGTTCTCTTCGCAACTGTTGAGTGATGTCAGCAGGTGATTTTGAACTCGCCATCTGACGCGAAGCGGAATAGCATCCATCCAATTAAAAACCCTTGTTCTAGATTCTATGGTAGTGACATATATTAATAGAATGTAAAAGTGCATATTGGCCCTACAATCGCTCACAGTACCCATTGTTCCCCTATAGGCGAGTCGAGAAAACTGACCGGGCTTAGCGACCGTCAGAACAGATTACTGGATCGCTTCAACAACAAAATCTTCAGAATCGCAAGCAGGCGCAAACCCTGAGCGAGGTTGACGGCGTAGTTGATGGAGAGAGGCAACTACTGCTCTTGGACGGATTTATTGCCAACTAGTTGTAATTTGAAGCATGGATGAACTTACGGCGAACATCTCGTTCGACAGGTTCACTTATATATTTGCGTTCTGAACATCTCCTTCCCATCAAACCCTGAAGACCCAGGATTCCGGGAAGCCCAAGAAGACCCCACCCAAGTACTAGAACGAGAAAATCCGATATTCAGCTACGTCGCCCGCCGGATGCTCACCGAGCAACCCTGGACCGACGGGAACGGCACTATCGAAGACGTTCGACGCATCTTCCGCGAGTTCTACGACGAAGCCGGTCGAGAGGAACCCGAGTACTTCCCAGCCGACGAACCAGCAGAGAAAAAGTACGATACGGGACGCCTCAAATGGTAGCGCGACATCCAAGGTGGCCACGTCACGTTCGAATCCGAGCCCGATGCGATCACTGCCGATTTCGACCGCGAAGAATACGAAGTGTACGACTACGAGAAGCGGTTCCCGAAACGGTTCATGTCCGAGAATATGTCTGAGTGAGTCATTTTCAAGATTCATTTTAATTCTATATGGTTGACTCAGATACTAGAGATTGTCAGAAAAAGACTCGTAGGTGGTTTGTTCTAACTCCCTTTGATTGAATCAGCCGGTAAGTAGATGTGCCAAACGACCGTTAGCCGATCAAGATGCCGAGAGACAACGCGACTCAATCGCATCGAAGTACGAAGAAGACAACATTACGTGGTTCGTGAACCACCTCGGGGTCAAGCCCCGAGGCACTCGCCTTGTTTCCTCTGTAGACGTCGAGTCAGGCGCATCTCTCGCCCGGAATCAGTATAATGATCTTCGAGATGAACTCAATGAATACGACGTAGTAGTTTCAACAGAGATCGATAGGCTCGGCCGATCATTCAGCGAACTCGCGTCTTTCGTTGAGGAACTCCGTGATCGAGGGATTGGTCTAGATTTAGTGGAACAGCCAGTTGATACGACAGGGAAAGAAGACTGGATGGGCGATCTAATGCTGAACATCCTCATCACGTTCGCAGATGCAGAGAGGAGGATGATCAAAGACCGCGTTCAGCAAGGTATCGACAAAGCCCGCCGTGACGGAAAGCGCGTCGGTCGTCCGCCGTTCGGCTACGACGTTGAGGACGGGTTCATGTACCAGGTTCCAGACGAGTATGCCCGCGCACAGAACTTCATTAGGGAAGTGAAGAAGGGTCGGTCGAAGCGAGCGACTGCAGAATTCTTCGAAATCCCCGAGAGTGCTATCCAGTCGATCTTGAAGCGTAGTGAGCAGAACTACGAAATCGCGTTCGATAATAACGAGTGGCGGATCGAGCGAGCAAAGTTGAGGCTGGGGAGAAAGATTTAGAACCGCTAGAAAAGGGAAGTGATGATTTTTGACTGGACTCTGTGGGAATGATCTGGACCCCACCCACACTGTATTCGAAATGAAATCTGTTATAGAACGTCTAGATAATCGACCCCCACACACCGTTTTCGAAATGAAATTGGGGCGTTAAACACAGATTCAGGGCCTCATACGCGATACTGCTAATAAATATTGATTCTACAGGTCACTTCTTTGAGTTCATTTCGATCACGGTGGCTTACTCAGCCAGTTTCACCGCATAATCCGCTCTCAGGCTGGATATGGGACAGTCTCTGTCTTCAATTTCTATGATTTCATTTCGATTGCGGTGTGAGGGTGATTCGCCTCTGGAACATCTCCCTCTACCTAATTTCATTTCGACCACGGTGTCCTCATCTCGATACTGCTCCTATTGCTTCGATTCCGATAGCACCCTGAGTCATTTCGATCATGGTGCCTTCATTTCGACTACACCCCCTTCATTTCGAAAAAGGTATTGCAGTTTAGTGTTTATCACCGATAATGAATCACAACCCATCCGACATGCAGGGAGATGGGAGCGAAGATATCACAGATCAGTCTTCTGAGTCATCTATCGTCGATAGCATCCTTGATGGCAAACGAAAAACAGTTTTCGAGAATAAACAACTCGTTGACTCGAACACGATCGTTGATCATAACCGGATCTATGGCCGTGATAAACAACTGGCAGCTGAGGCCCGGGCGTTTCGTGACACCCTCGACGGCGAACGTCCCCCAGATCTCTTACTCTACGGGCCAAGTGGTACTGGGAAAACACTCACGGTGAAAGCGGTCGCTGAGAAGGTAAAAGAACGCGCCACTCAGAACAAGATTGACTTCGACTTTATTGCGGTCAATTTCAAAACGATGGAGTCCCACTCGTTAGACCGCGCTGTCTGGAAACTCGGAAATCAAACCGCTAAGAAAGCCGGCGTCTCCTGGGATATCCCTCGGAAAGGTGTCTCCACCGATGCAAAATATGTCCGCCTCTACGAGATTGTTGACCGGCATTTCGATGCTCTTGTGTTCATACTCGACGAAATTGACACTCTTACTGGTCGCGCTAGTGATGATGAGCCTGCGTATTCTCGGTTACTCTACAGCTTGAGCCGAGTTATGGCCGAGCAGCATGTCGATACCCTCGTCTCAACGGTCGTGATCACGAACCATCCCAAATTCCGCGAGAATCTCGATAGCCACACCGATAGCTCGTACAATCCGACCGGTATCCATTTCTCCGATTATGATGCTAACGAACTCATCGAAATCCTCAACCGCCGACGCGACGCTTTCAAAGACGGGGCACTCGATGACGGCGTCATCGAACTCGTTGCTGCATACGGGGCGAAAAACGAGGGTGACGCACGTCGAGCAATCGACCTACTTCGTGATGCAGGAGAGTTGGCAAACAGGAACGGAGAGACAGTTGTTACAGAGCGGCATGTACACGCAGCCAATGACTCAGTCGTGAAAAACCGAGTGTTAGAAATTGTTGGTGGAATGTCTCTCCAGAAGAAGCTCTCGCTTTATGCTGCGGCCGTTGTCGCGGATGTGAATAATGGCGCGGCACCAAGTCCAGCAATTTACACGTTGTATCAGGAGATCTGCCAACGCACCGACCGCGATGTCTATACACAGGAAACGGTCAACAGCCACATCAACAAAGCAGGAACGTATGGTGTACTCGAAAGCGAGCGGACGAGCGGTGGCTTCAAAAGCGGTGTTCACCTCATGTTCACGTTCACAGAACCAGTTGACGCTGTAATTGAGACACTCGAAGAAGACGATACGTTTGACGAGATCGAGCTATCCACCGCTCGCTCGATTGCGCGACAATCTATCCGTAGCACTTGACATCTCTCAGAGTAAGACGTGAAAATCTTGGTGAGGTATCATAGAACGGTTGGTACGCCCAATCTCGACTCTCCAAAATCGCTCAATACAGGGCAAGCAGTTGCCGAAGCGGCTATCGATCTATCCGAATATGCCAAAAGCCACCTGCTGAATGTAGTGCGCGTCTCGGTCAAGAATCCATGGTAGCTATAGCGGGACTAGGCGGTCGCGGAAAGAACTGGCTGGAAGAACTGTACACAAAGCTTATCCCACTTTCATTTTCACAGGACATATGAGCCATTCACGGCGAACCGCGCTTAGCGTCCTCGGCACTGGGTTGCTAGGCGGACTGGCCGGGTGCAGTTCTAGCCTATCCAAGAAGCTAAATGATAAGCCCGACGCGCCCATTGTGCTGGAGAATCAGCACGATGAGAAGCATATGGTTTCGGTTGCGATCACGTCGATCCCGAGTACCGGGCTTGGCTACACCCATTACTTTTCTGGCGTGCATTTGGTTGCGGCTGTTGACAGCGAAATGGATGGTGAAGAACTTAACACACACACGTTTAATGAGGCTGAGTTATCGTCCATCGACCATACGTCGGGGGTGCTGGCGATGGTGATGTTGGACGACGAAACTGCCGTGCGTGAGGAGATCCCGCTCGATTCGGGGTTCGCCGAACTACAGATCCTTATCACCGAAGACGGCGAAATAGATATGCGCCCCGAGTGGCGCTCCGACACGTAGCCTCTACAAAAGTTTCTATCGTTCAGTACAGGGGATTCAC contains the following coding sequences:
- a CDS encoding RNA ligase partner protein — protein: MSGDPPRQRFVLDTSLFITEEIRRDDEGIETAVIRLLDLVATARLELNISCYVPPSIHDELATMLRERDVDDEVFSRLDTWVVRKSPDRYGVTIPANIVYEFIDEMSDRVDRGLRVSEQAIREVEQLDPDELAHGSGDGDREEYMTDADRVVSDLRDKYRRALRQGVLDSREDFDLLILARELDAGVVTEDRGIISWADEFGLRYVRGGQFPTLLEEYRRAAGIDDEG
- a CDS encoding RNA ligase, translated to MDRDAYRERLAATTDDPADLFEHFEERSVAGRTHHVLTAARHGVERGTVVVEDADVVVRGYPSIPRILVLEPGIESFFAGTETVVVEEKLDGFNVRIAAVGGEPLAFTRSGYVCPYTTARARALLDLEPFFERHPETVLCAELIGPETPYTTTDYAGVDSHDVRVFDVRDGESGEPMPVADRRALCRAFDFGQPRCFGRAAPSEAVEIAAAAIADLDAAGREGVVLKSADGESMVKYTTASQHREELAYAFSLPFECGRDFVFSRIVREAFRAAEFAESDDRLRERAHGLGEAILLPMVATIRAVAADEPIGQRHTVRGDPDALEALFDHLREQSLTIEIEADRREDGDRVVAFRKVADSSRDRIRHYLDGGTRDE
- a CDS encoding DUF5827 family protein — translated: MPVPKSEFESLPPCDFYTPAELLEEDRMYTVYEIARLLQGIEPDADIDRETEDILLDWAIPWVMTNAEDLVVAEPRDEDEPGYYGLRE
- a CDS encoding MBL fold metallo-hydrolase; the protein is MIANLAQGVQVFTSNVFLVDGDRPVVIDTGANFDVVAAARNHVDDLEAVILTHTHRDHVGNLAAVKDAFGVDAWGFDPSIDGVDHAIDDEATVRLGDHEYVALHTPGHKNDHLCFYSESAGVLFAGDLIFQNGSFGRTDLEEGDRATLIESIDRVRERIDPDLAEMHTGHGPSVTTDPYDHVELSARMARQS
- a CDS encoding helix-turn-helix transcriptional regulator, translating into MNRPGSVGLVVLLVLSSVLAVGTTASLAAGGPGDAVSTTPVEPQTEAAIAPQDSRGLLRQETREFDNTTFEIRVHENGSATWTFRYEQRFTDDENATRTQENFEDFAEEFRANETGLYDRFTNQSRELTQAGMQESGREMEATNFRRSVRVEDQFTPTGVVEMSFTWTNFADVQDDRLVVGDVFDGVPLSAEQAIVIEAGGDLTFRSIEPDDAQYAGGSLTDAESVRWSGKREFIDGRPRVVFDRPDSAAIGDGNTGLLGGNLVPILVGVLLLVVGVVAAVWYRRYGPVSDDESTSDDEPAAPAGGAAAGAGSAVGSADAADDSESIPNEELLTDEDRVVKLIRENGGRMKQVNIVEDTGWSKSKVSMLLSDMEEEGTISKLRVGRENIISLEGFEPEATKSPFEE
- a CDS encoding tyrosine-type recombinase/integrase, which encodes MKDADQATDPLEDITLIPGPTEELLNERQFLNYRSEREQCLEWLLTFGIDPKTADGYAKTTVSNRAFRMDQFYRWVWEQEGGYTTSLTHDHADNYLRHLAGQQKSNAHKNSCRKALMMLYKWRHHQRGADKWEPEITFSRKNQSTTPRDYLTREERTAIRDASLEYGSVPNRDNVYGDERDQWVAYLAQRFEKPKTEVTEADWERANKWKIPSLVATSLDGGLRPIEVERARTSWVDVDNGVLRIPKEESSKNTEHWIVSLQTQTVEMLDHWLTQRATIEKYDDTDALWLTRRSNPYQTSSLRNLLHRLCEIAEISTENRQMSWYAIRHSTGTYMAREEGLAAAQTQLRHKSPETTMKYDQAPVEDRKNALDRMG
- a CDS encoding site-specific integrase, whose translation is MASSKSPADITQQLRRELGDAAEDVQRAYRDLHTWMIDKGKNPRREIGLNESTAKNYLNRLDQLHRFSITYFDPDDPAKIEDEHADNLLLMIDRAEITKQRGKNKGEEYGESTKRKFADTLECYFRWRYYEGTMDYEWESKINFSDEKGESAYRFTYRELGLLFEAAESYGALPSYYDTPVDEREKIDGLVAQRLGIPKEDVTRNDWLHADWSGKVNSMVTVGFDAGLAPIEIGNAETHWYDPKSNTLKIPTEYACKEREKEEIGLSDRSGDVLSGWFQERRHLEKYDGSNKIWLNREGNPYQSGSLCNLLRNLCEEAEIKTDDRKIVWYSLRQTMGRNVTAEGELSEANDQLRHERYETTQEAYNQTPVEKLQLRLNETQRKAEKAAADPEYNPFAEEADATSSTATTNTQPAQETNETTTAVSKTHGGGLHIDAVIPDTTEARVDITRQILQDGTEE
- a CDS encoding recombinase family protein, translating into MNHLGVKPRGTRLVSSVDVESGASLARNQYNDLRDELNEYDVVVSTEIDRLGRSFSELASFVEELRDRGIGLDLVEQPVDTTGKEDWMGDLMLNILITFADAERRMIKDRVQQGIDKARRDGKRVGRPPFGYDVEDGFMYQVPDEYARAQNFIREVKKGRSKRATAEFFEIPESAIQSILKRSEQNYEIAFDNNEWRIERAKLRLGRKI